DNA from Funiculus sociatus GB2-C1:
TAACTCACAGCGATCGCCTGATGATAGTCAAAATTCAATTTTTTTATTTAGCCAGATATAAATTACTTATACTAACTCAAACCCTCTATTTTTCTAGGGTTCAGACGTTTTTTAAAGCCGATGGTGAGATTTGAACTCACGACCAACTGATTACGAATCAGCTACTCTACCGCTGAGCTACACCGGCACTGCCAGTTTTTTATTATAACTGATGGAGAATCATTTCTGACAATAAGGTTTTATCCCAATGTTCGGTGCCATCGTGTAAAGATAGACTTAGATATGGGGGTATCGAGACTGATGGCACCAAATTTAAAAAATCGTAATAGTAATAGCAGAAACAATCAGCGAGTTGATCCTGAACTATATAAGCGCCTGAAAGCCGAAGCAGCCTCTCCCTACCGGGGTTTGAGGCAATTTGTTTACGTGGCGTGCGGTGCCTCTGGCTTCATTGGCGGAGTTGTTTTCTTCGCCCAATTAGCAGCAGGAAAGGAAATCGCCTCAGCCATTCCGAACTTGGGGCTACAAATTGGCGTTGTTGCCTTGATGGTTTGGCTGTTTCGCTTAGAGCAAAAAGCTGAACGTAAGTAATAAAGGAGAACAGTTCCCGTAATCCTGCGGATTCCTCTAAAGAGTAAGGCGATCTAAGCTAGAAGAAGGGGTTAGCCAAGTATTCTATCATTTCTGTGGGGTGTAATCTACTTTGATGCAATAAACCGGTGTGACTTAAGAACTAGCAATTCTAAACTTCCTGCTGACTGGTTATGGTCGTACCAGCAGAAGCCTTACCTAAAATTGAGTTCATCGCATACATGGAACTAGAACAACGCTTGGGTCTGTATCAGGTATTCCTTAAGCTCTACGAGCATCATCATGGTTTACTAGATGAGATCCTCAAGCTGGAAAATACGGGCAACAAATTTGTAAACGGGCTTGCACCTCGGTATATCCAAGGTGTCGTGCAAGATCGGCAAGTGTATCTGGTTACAAACTTAGTGGACGCTAAAACCCAGATGTTGTTTCAGCCGCAGGGGGTCTGGACGTTGGGAAGGTCGCGCCAGGCTGCTATGCCAATTGCCGATCGGCGGTTGTCTCGTCAACACGCAGTTATTCAATATATTGAAGACGATGGTTTTTATTTGGTTGACCTCAACAGTACAAATGGTACTTTTGTCAATGGGGAACCAGTTTATCAACGAATTCTTCTCAAGGATGGCGATCGCATCCGTCTCGGCAGTCTTGCTTTTTCCTTCTTTTTCGGCAGCAACACCGTTATGCTGGGCAATGTCCCTCCATACTTAATAGCGGAACTCAACGCTATCTCCAATGCACAAGCATCTGACACCCCAGAAGATGCAGAGGCACCTACATCTTCTATAAAATCTAGAGACAAGCAAACTAATCATCCCAGAGATACTTCAATCTTCCTGAAATCATCAGATATCAATGATGAGCTAATAGCTTCTGCTATAGAGCCTCAGTTAAGCCCCAGACAACAGTCAGAAATTTTAGACCGCTTTTTCAGCAGGCGAATTTCAGATGCTGGTACTCAGAAATAGCCGCTATGAATTTTAGATTTTATGTTAAAAAACCCGTTTTCTCTAAGAAAACGGGTTTTTTATATCATTAGGTTGCGTTGAGGCGCCTTGCCCAACATTATCAAGAAAAAGTTGGGTAACGCTTGCGCTCTACCCAACCTAAAATTATTCTTAATCCCACTGCATTGAGAGGATGATTTACTCCCGAAAAATCCTTAATCTTCCTCTAGCATTTCATCGTCTACATCCACGTCTTCAGCGTCAACTCGCGAGACGGTATTTGCTGCAACCACAGCTCCCATTTCAAGTTTTTGACGCACTTTCTGCTCAATATCTTTAATAAGTTCGGAGTTGTCTTCCAGGTACTTAATGCTGTTATCCCGACCTTGGGCGATGTTGTCACCGTTGTAGCTGTACCAGGCTCCCTTACGGGTAATCACTCCAGTTTGTTCGGCGAGGTCAACCAAACAGCCTAGTGTCGAAATACCCTTGCCAAAGATAATGTCAAATTCCGCGATGCGGAAAGGAGGGGCAACTTTATTTTTGGCGATTTTGACTTTGGCACGGATACCGAATTCTTCATTGCCTTTTTTCAGGGTTTGAATCCGCCGAATATCCAGACGAACTGAAGCGTAGAACTTCAGGGCATTGCCTCCAGTGGTGGTTTCTGGGTTGCCGTAGGTAACGCCAATCTTTTGCCGCAGCTGGTTAAGGAAAACTACCGTGCAGCCCGATTTACCAATGTTCCCAGTGATTTTACGAAGGGCTTGGCTCATCAAGCGTGCTTGTAAGCCCATGTGAGAGTCGCCCATTTCGCCTTCAATTTCAGCGCGAGGCACTAAGGCAGCAACGGAGTCAACAACCACAATGTCAACGGCAGCAGAACGAACCAACTGATCGACGATTTCTAGGGCAGATTCGCCATTATCAGGTTGGGAAACTAGGAGATTTTCAATATCAACGCCCAGTACGGCGGCATAAGCGGGGTCAAGAGCGTGTTCGGCATCGACAAAGGCAGCGACACCACCCGATCTTTGGACTTCCGCGATCGCGTGCAGAGCAACAGTTGTTTTACCAGAACTTTCCGGGCCATAGATTTCAATCACCCGCCCCTTCGGCAAGCCGCCGCCCAAGGCTAAGTCCAGGGTCAGCGCACCGCTGGGGATCGTCTCTACCCTCATGCGAGTTGCATCGCCCAAGCGCATGATTGCTCCCTTGCCAAAGCTACGCTCAATTTGGTTTAGCACCAGGCTCAGGGCTTTTTCCTTGTCGGGATTGTTCGTGATTTGGATAGCCATTAATGCCTCAAGAACAGAATCAGGAGTGGTGATTTTACTTCCGCACTTAGCAACAGTAGCTTTTGTGCGGGCTGCTCCGCCTCACGGACTGGAGCTTCCTGTTTCAATGGCTGTTGACTTCAAAGCAAACAAGCTTTTGCGCCTCTACAGCCTCCACAGGCAGAAACGATGATATCCACCGCCTTTTTAGGATACATAATGAATGCTTGTTTGAGCTTTTCACTCAGGTTTTACCCTTTTTTTGGGTTCTTGAGTGAGTAGGTTTTTCCACCGATGGCATTGCCCCATTTAGGTTCATCACCAAAGCTGAAAAATGCCCAAAACAGCTACAAAATTTAACTTCCAGCTATTTTTATTCTACCACTTTTGGTGGCAAATTAGAGCGCGATCGCCCTTTCCTCCTGCTATACCCTGGATACTGCTGTATCCTGACCAAGCTAGAAGATATGAACCTATATTGTAGTTCAAATGTTCTACTTTAACCGAAAGCTGAGGGATAAATTGAGCAAAAAACGCCTGATGCTTGGAGAGAATAGAACTCAGGCATCGGGTAGTACATCTCAAGTCACCAAGTTTGGGTGCAAATGCTGAAGTTCTAACCAATTTAGCCAAAAGTTCCTGATTCATCTCAATCTCGCTACCCTAGAGACATAATTAGCATGACAGCTAGTGATTTAAGGCATCTTCTGCATCCACCAGGGCTACAATTTCTATATTTTTCTTTCTTTAAGCGATGAACCACTATATTCCTAACCAGCTGGTTCCAGATACAGCTGTGTCGGTGGCTGGGTTAACATCCTACATACAGCAGCTCTTAGAGCCAGATGAGCAGCTGCGCCAAGTCTGGGTGACTGGGGAAGTCTCCAGCGCATCCAAGTATCCCAGCGGGCTATTCTTCACGCTCCAAGACCCGGACGCTAAGGCGACAATTAGTTGTGTGGTATGGAAAAGCCAGCTAAACAAATTGATGCAGCTGCCAGTCCAGGGGGAGCAGTTAATTATTTTAGGTAGTATTCGAGTTTATCCCCAGCGAGGACAATATCAACTAATTGTTTGGCAAGCATTACCTGGGGGAGAAGGGTTGCAGGCGTTGCGTTATCGGCAGCTGCGAAATCGGCTGGAGGCAGAAGGGTTGTTTGATCCAGAACGCAAGCGATCGCTTCCTACCCATCCTCAAACTATCGCTGTTGTCACCTCACCGCAAGCAGCCGCCTGGGGTGATATTCAACGCACACTCAAGCAACGTTATCCAGGTTTACACGTCTTATTTTCACCAGCATTAGTACAGGGCGAACAAGCACCACTATCTATTTTGGCAGCGATTGAGCGGGTGGAACGAGATGGTCGCGCCGAGGTGCTAATTTTGTCTCGTGGTGGTGGTGCGGTGGAGGAGTTGACTTGCTTTAATGATGAACGA
Protein-coding regions in this window:
- a CDS encoding FHA domain-containing protein; the encoded protein is MVVPAEALPKIEFIAYMELEQRLGLYQVFLKLYEHHHGLLDEILKLENTGNKFVNGLAPRYIQGVVQDRQVYLVTNLVDAKTQMLFQPQGVWTLGRSRQAAMPIADRRLSRQHAVIQYIEDDGFYLVDLNSTNGTFVNGEPVYQRILLKDGDRIRLGSLAFSFFFGSNTVMLGNVPPYLIAELNAISNAQASDTPEDAEAPTSSIKSRDKQTNHPRDTSIFLKSSDINDELIASAIEPQLSPRQQSEILDRFFSRRISDAGTQK
- the recA gene encoding recombinase RecA — encoded protein: MAIQITNNPDKEKALSLVLNQIERSFGKGAIMRLGDATRMRVETIPSGALTLDLALGGGLPKGRVIEIYGPESSGKTTVALHAIAEVQRSGGVAAFVDAEHALDPAYAAVLGVDIENLLVSQPDNGESALEIVDQLVRSAAVDIVVVDSVAALVPRAEIEGEMGDSHMGLQARLMSQALRKITGNIGKSGCTVVFLNQLRQKIGVTYGNPETTTGGNALKFYASVRLDIRRIQTLKKGNEEFGIRAKVKIAKNKVAPPFRIAEFDIIFGKGISTLGCLVDLAEQTGVITRKGAWYSYNGDNIAQGRDNSIKYLEDNSELIKDIEQKVRQKLEMGAVVAANTVSRVDAEDVDVDDEMLEED
- a CDS encoding DUF3493 domain-containing protein produces the protein MAPNLKNRNSNSRNNQRVDPELYKRLKAEAASPYRGLRQFVYVACGASGFIGGVVFFAQLAAGKEIASAIPNLGLQIGVVALMVWLFRLEQKAERK
- the xseA gene encoding exodeoxyribonuclease VII large subunit, which codes for MNHYIPNQLVPDTAVSVAGLTSYIQQLLEPDEQLRQVWVTGEVSSASKYPSGLFFTLQDPDAKATISCVVWKSQLNKLMQLPVQGEQLIILGSIRVYPQRGQYQLIVWQALPGGEGLQALRYRQLRNRLEAEGLFDPERKRSLPTHPQTIAVVTSPQAAAWGDIQRTLKQRYPGLHVLFSPALVQGEQAPLSILAAIERVERDGRAEVLILSRGGGAVEELTCFNDERVVKAIANCSIPVITGIGHQRDESLADLVADAYAHTPTAAAEQAVPELATLYTEHRERIEALNEAVNEQFQTSLSQLQRLKNLLRRLPIDRQIRQEKQGIAWKRQQLVQVTAQHLQNASQHTQMLRQKLTTLDPQSVLARGYAVVRQQDGAIARSTDGLELGQELQIQLNKGQIKVKISEIIDTKE